A genomic stretch from Chitinophaga agri includes:
- a CDS encoding beta-ketoacyl-ACP synthase III, which produces MKEVYITRLSKFLPNEPVGNDEMESILGLVDGKPSRARLRILGNNKIKTRYYSLDKEGKSTHSNAQMTAAAVDGLFDDKFPISQLQLLACGTTSPDQLLPNHAAMVHGLLKCQPVELIAATGACAAGMQAFKYAWMSIRCGNTSNAVSSGSEKFSSWMLAEKFEPEAENLKQLENNPIIAFEKDFLRWMLSDGASAALFQDKPNEEGLSLRVDWVEIASYAHELETCMYAGSVKNEDGSTTGWIDMTPEEWANNSVFSFKQDTRLLGANIVPSGAKMWKELVERYNIDLDKLDYFLPHLSSEFFRFKIDEEITRLGVPIPQEKWFTNLTKVGNVGTASPYLMLEELLNNDMLKKGQTIVMMVPESARFSYAYAHITVV; this is translated from the coding sequence ATGAAGGAAGTTTATATTACAAGGCTATCTAAGTTTTTGCCAAATGAACCTGTAGGGAATGATGAAATGGAAAGCATTCTGGGACTGGTGGACGGAAAGCCTTCCCGTGCCCGGTTGAGGATTCTGGGAAATAATAAGATCAAGACCCGTTATTATTCACTGGATAAAGAGGGTAAATCCACCCACTCTAATGCTCAAATGACAGCTGCCGCAGTAGATGGCCTGTTTGACGATAAATTCCCTATCAGCCAGTTGCAACTGCTGGCCTGCGGAACAACTTCTCCTGATCAGCTGCTGCCTAACCATGCAGCTATGGTGCACGGTTTGCTGAAATGCCAGCCTGTCGAACTGATCGCTGCAACAGGTGCCTGCGCTGCCGGTATGCAGGCTTTCAAATATGCCTGGATGTCTATCAGATGTGGTAACACCAGCAATGCAGTAAGCTCCGGCTCTGAAAAATTCTCCAGCTGGATGCTGGCCGAAAAGTTCGAGCCTGAAGCTGAAAATCTGAAGCAACTGGAAAACAATCCGATCATTGCTTTCGAAAAAGATTTCCTTCGCTGGATGCTATCCGACGGCGCCAGTGCAGCCTTATTCCAGGATAAACCGAATGAAGAAGGTCTGTCTCTTCGCGTAGACTGGGTGGAAATAGCATCTTATGCACACGAACTGGAAACCTGTATGTATGCAGGCTCCGTTAAAAATGAAGATGGCAGCACTACAGGCTGGATCGATATGACGCCGGAAGAATGGGCTAATAACAGCGTATTCTCCTTCAAACAGGATACCCGCCTGTTAGGTGCGAACATTGTACCTTCCGGTGCTAAAATGTGGAAAGAGCTGGTAGAGCGCTATAATATTGACCTGGATAAACTGGACTACTTCCTGCCTCACCTGTCTTCAGAATTTTTCCGCTTTAAGATCGATGAAGAGATCACCCGCCTGGGAGTACCTATCCCGCAGGAAAAATGGTTCACTAACCTTACCAAAGTTGGTAACGTAGGTACCGCTTCTCCTTATCTGATGCTGGAAGAATTGCTGAACAATGATATGCTGAAGAAAGGCCAGACTATCGTGATGATGGTACCTGAGAGCGCAAGGTTCTCTTATGCATATGCACATATCACGGTAGTGTAA
- a CDS encoding BtrH N-terminal domain-containing protein, with product MDEVLEVMNDTHFHHVQTAHCESGVISNIFRHYGLQISEPMAFGIGAGIFFGHLPFVKVNGVPGTTYRVVPGAIFKRVAKRLGVKIASQTFSSPEKGMQELDRVLEQGRPVGLLSSVYYLPYFPPAYRFHFNAHNLVAYGKEGDNYLISDPIMEQVTEIDPKSLAEARFAKGFPAPKGKMYYPVEVPKQVSFEQPIRDGIKQACSDMLNIPLPMFGVKGMRFLAKRLRHYPEKVGDRKAVLYLGNIIRMQEEIGTGGAGFRFMYAAFLQEAAGILKRDELSALSAELTGIGDTWRNFAFNAGRVCKSRSANNVSYGELSDMLMQCAAEEEVLFRKLSKVKL from the coding sequence ATGGACGAGGTACTGGAAGTTATGAATGATACACACTTTCACCACGTGCAGACAGCTCACTGCGAAAGCGGGGTGATCTCTAATATATTCCGTCATTACGGATTGCAGATCAGTGAGCCTATGGCCTTTGGCATCGGTGCCGGCATATTCTTCGGCCATCTGCCCTTTGTCAAGGTAAATGGTGTACCAGGTACAACGTACCGTGTGGTGCCAGGGGCTATCTTCAAAAGAGTAGCGAAACGCCTGGGAGTAAAAATAGCATCACAGACGTTTTCCAGTCCGGAAAAAGGAATGCAGGAACTGGACCGTGTGCTGGAACAGGGCCGGCCTGTCGGGCTGCTGTCCAGCGTATACTACCTGCCTTATTTCCCGCCAGCCTATCGTTTCCATTTTAATGCCCACAACCTCGTGGCATATGGAAAAGAAGGAGATAACTACCTGATCAGTGATCCTATCATGGAACAGGTGACCGAGATCGATCCGAAAAGCCTGGCGGAAGCCCGCTTTGCTAAAGGATTTCCTGCTCCGAAAGGTAAAATGTACTACCCGGTTGAAGTACCAAAGCAGGTTTCATTCGAACAACCTATCCGCGATGGTATCAAACAGGCATGCAGTGATATGCTGAATATCCCGCTGCCGATGTTTGGCGTAAAAGGCATGCGCTTTCTCGCTAAACGTCTAAGGCATTATCCGGAGAAAGTAGGAGACAGAAAAGCGGTATTATACCTGGGTAACATTATCCGTATGCAGGAAGAAATAGGCACCGGTGGTGCTGGTTTCCGCTTCATGTATGCTGCCTTCCTGCAGGAAGCTGCCGGTATCCTCAAGAGAGATGAATTATCAGCACTGTCTGCTGAACTGACCGGTATCGGTGATACCTGGCGCAACTTTGCCTTTAACGCGGGCCGGGTATGTAAAAGCAGGAGCGCGAATAATGTATCGTATGGAGAACTCAGCGATATGCTGATGCAATGCGCAGCTGAAGAAGAAGTACT
- a CDS encoding dialkylrecorsinol condensing enzyme, with the protein MIERPKILVVYYTQTGQLKRIVDTVLGPLQDKATIVYEELKPVQPFEFPWKKQVFYDTMPETVLGRPRAIAPLKVNPDEHFDLIILAYQPWFLSPSQPTAAFLQSESAARLLKGKPVITLMGCRNMWLNAQETVKGYLQKAGAHLVGNIVMVDKSPNLVALITVLRWQFKGKKEATSLLPPAGVQEKDIVESVRFANPIAEVLQDRQWDALQPKLVELGAVDLLPNLILLEDRGIRAFRYWSKFISAKGGPGAPERQGRVSMYRGLLLIGIFVLSPLAKITSIFKLALNKSKLLEDVKYYKGIHLR; encoded by the coding sequence ATGATTGAACGACCTAAGATCCTGGTTGTATATTATACGCAAACAGGACAATTAAAGAGAATCGTCGATACGGTATTAGGCCCTTTACAGGACAAAGCAACCATCGTATACGAAGAATTGAAACCAGTGCAGCCATTTGAGTTCCCATGGAAAAAGCAGGTTTTTTATGATACAATGCCGGAAACGGTGTTAGGGCGACCCAGAGCGATTGCTCCGCTGAAAGTGAATCCGGATGAGCATTTTGATCTTATTATTCTTGCTTATCAACCCTGGTTCCTTTCTCCTTCCCAACCAACGGCAGCATTTTTGCAAAGTGAATCAGCAGCCCGTCTGCTGAAAGGTAAACCTGTAATTACCCTGATGGGATGCCGCAATATGTGGCTGAACGCGCAGGAAACAGTAAAAGGCTACCTGCAGAAAGCCGGCGCTCATCTGGTGGGTAACATCGTAATGGTGGATAAGTCGCCTAACCTGGTGGCACTGATCACCGTATTAAGATGGCAGTTCAAAGGCAAGAAGGAGGCAACCTCCCTGCTGCCACCTGCTGGTGTGCAGGAAAAGGATATTGTTGAATCAGTACGTTTTGCCAATCCGATTGCTGAAGTCCTGCAGGACAGACAATGGGATGCATTACAACCGAAACTGGTGGAACTGGGCGCAGTGGACCTGTTGCCTAACCTGATCCTGCTGGAAGACAGGGGTATCAGGGCATTCCGGTACTGGTCAAAGTTCATTAGTGCCAAAGGGGGGCCGGGGGCTCCGGAAAGACAGGGAAGGGTATCAATGTACAGGGGATTGTTACTGATCGGTATCTTTGTTTTATCGCCGCTGGCCAAGATCACGTCTATTTTCAAGCTCGCTTTAAACAAGAGTAAGCTGCTGGAAGACGTGAAGTACTATAAAGGAATACACCTGCGTTAA
- a CDS encoding class I SAM-dependent methyltransferase yields the protein MEKPAMDPESLARQLRKPEGEDGIKVGLAMNKSNAAIYNMVLDFLGLQPADSVLEIGFGNGYFIPALFEKEPTIRYTGLDMSETMVEEATRENRTRIAEGTVELHLGVTSSMSFPDGAFTKVFAVNVLYFWEQPDVALKAIHRVLEAGGELVLAIRSAASMKQLPFSEHGFTLYSAESAAALLEKNGFSVAAVITAVEDAKAPQGGGATIQFENICLRGIKI from the coding sequence ATGGAGAAACCAGCAATGGATCCGGAAAGTTTAGCCCGCCAGTTACGTAAACCGGAAGGAGAAGATGGCATAAAGGTAGGACTGGCGATGAATAAGTCTAATGCCGCAATATATAATATGGTGCTTGACTTCCTGGGACTTCAACCGGCTGACAGCGTGCTGGAAATAGGTTTCGGTAACGGGTATTTTATCCCGGCACTGTTTGAAAAGGAGCCCACCATCCGGTATACCGGACTGGATATGTCCGAAACAATGGTGGAAGAAGCCACTCGGGAAAATCGTACCCGGATCGCAGAGGGGACTGTGGAACTCCATCTGGGGGTTACATCGTCCATGTCTTTCCCAGATGGCGCCTTCACAAAAGTATTCGCAGTGAACGTGTTATATTTCTGGGAGCAGCCGGACGTAGCCCTGAAAGCAATACACCGTGTACTGGAAGCAGGCGGAGAGCTGGTACTGGCTATCCGTTCGGCAGCATCTATGAAGCAACTGCCTTTCAGTGAACATGGATTTACATTGTACAGCGCAGAAAGTGCAGCAGCTTTATTGGAAAAAAATGGTTTTTCTGTGGCTGCGGTCATCACCGCAGTGGAAGATGCGAAAGCCCCGCAGGGCGGGGGTGCCACGATACAATTCGAAAATATCTGTTTGCGCGGAATAAAAATTTAA